A section of the Stenotrophomonas sp. 364 genome encodes:
- a CDS encoding M20 family metallopeptidase yields the protein MPRLSLLLSALLLACPALAAATPAERPEVTAAATRLKAKVVDWRRDFHQHPELSNREERTSAKVAEQLRAMGLKPKTGIAHHGVVAIIKGGKPGPRIALRADMDALPVTEQTGLPFASKATSTYRGEPVGVMHACGHDAHTATLLGVADALVKMQANLPGEVMLIFQPSEEGAPPPEEGGAALMLKEGLFADFKPEAVFGLHVFSSVPAGQIAVRGGPLMAASDRFGIKVIGRQTHGSAPWNGVDPIVATADLVGTAQTIVSRRANLSKQPAVLTFGAIKGGIRYNIIPDEVEMVGTIRTFDEGMRQQIFADLRNVAEHTAAAHGAKAVTEIYESEGNPATVNDPALTARMLPSLQAVVGKDNVYEPPLQMGAEDFSLYAKEVPGLFFFVGSTSEGIDPATAPANHSPKFLLDEKALDVGLRALLQVSLDYLNGTAVVAPAAGA from the coding sequence ATGCCCCGTCTGTCGCTGCTGCTGTCCGCCCTGCTGCTTGCCTGCCCCGCGCTGGCCGCGGCCACCCCCGCCGAGCGCCCGGAAGTGACGGCGGCGGCCACCCGGCTGAAGGCCAAGGTGGTCGACTGGCGGCGCGATTTCCACCAGCACCCGGAGCTGTCCAACCGTGAGGAGCGGACGTCGGCCAAGGTGGCCGAGCAGTTGCGCGCGATGGGGCTGAAACCGAAAACCGGGATCGCCCACCATGGCGTGGTGGCGATCATCAAGGGCGGCAAGCCGGGTCCGCGGATCGCGCTGCGGGCGGACATGGACGCGCTGCCGGTGACCGAGCAGACGGGGCTGCCGTTCGCCTCCAAGGCGACCAGTACCTACCGCGGCGAGCCGGTGGGGGTGATGCATGCCTGCGGGCACGATGCACATACGGCCACGCTGCTGGGGGTGGCCGATGCGCTGGTGAAGATGCAGGCGAACCTGCCGGGCGAGGTGATGCTGATCTTCCAGCCCTCCGAGGAAGGGGCGCCGCCGCCGGAAGAGGGCGGTGCGGCGTTGATGCTGAAGGAGGGGCTGTTTGCCGATTTCAAGCCGGAGGCGGTGTTCGGGCTGCATGTGTTTTCGAGCGTGCCGGCGGGGCAGATCGCGGTGCGCGGCGGGCCGTTGATGGCGGCGTCGGACCGGTTCGGGATCAAGGTGATCGGGCGGCAGACGCACGGGTCGGCGCCGTGGAACGGGGTGGACCCGATCGTGGCGACGGCCGACCTGGTGGGGACGGCGCAGACGATCGTGAGCCGGCGGGCGAATCTGTCCAAGCAGCCGGCGGTGCTGACGTTCGGGGCGATCAAGGGCGGTATCCGCTACAACATCATTCCCGACGAGGTGGAGATGGTGGGGACGATCCGGACGTTCGACGAGGGGATGCGGCAGCAGATTTTCGCGGACCTGCGCAACGTGGCCGAGCATACGGCGGCGGCGCATGGGGCGAAGGCGGTGACGGAGATCTACGAGTCCGAGGGCAATCCGGCGACGGTGAACGATCCGGCGCTGACGGCGCGGATGTTGCCGAGTCTGCAGGCGGTGGTGGGCAAGGACAATGTGTACGAGCCGCCGCTGCAGATGGGGGCGGAGGATTTTTCGCTGTACGCCAAGGAGGTGCCGGGGCTGTTCTTCTTCGTGGGGTCGACGAGCGAGGGGATCGATCCGGCGACGGCGCCGGCGAACCATTCGCCGAAGTTCCTGCTGGATGAGAAGGCGCTGGATGTGGGCTTGCGGGCGTTGCTGCAGGTGAGTCTGGATTATCTCAACGGGACGGCGGTGGTGGCGCCTGCGGCGGGGGCTTGA
- a CDS encoding efflux RND transporter periplasmic adaptor subunit: protein MSRFWKIVLLVVAVLVVGFIGVRMLGGGKKGNADTTAASAGKEGQERNAGPVPVTVVDAARQDVPVYASALGTVAAMNTVTVSPQVGGQLISINFKEGQEVQKGDVLAQIDPRTLQASFDEAAAAKRQNQAQLATARSNYQRSNSPEYRQYVAKTDLDTQRNQVAQFESAVAANDASMRAAQVQLQYTKVTAPISGIAGIRAVDAGNIVSAGTALVTLTQIHPIHVVFNLPERQLPDVRQAQKAGPVTIAALDRNDSHVLTDGGTLDVVDNQISSDSGTFRARALFNNSDNSLWPGQFVNVRMQLRTIAGGVVIPTQAVMRGPDGEYVYIVKPDSTVAMQTVKSGVEVGDSNVQITEGLKGGERVVSEGQFRLKPGSKVTALKPGETPAPPTDAELKAAAQQDKGGGGRRGGGPR, encoded by the coding sequence ATGTCGCGTTTCTGGAAGATCGTGCTGCTGGTGGTCGCAGTGCTGGTGGTGGGTTTCATCGGGGTGCGCATGCTCGGCGGCGGCAAGAAGGGCAACGCGGACACCACCGCCGCCAGTGCCGGCAAGGAAGGCCAGGAGCGCAACGCCGGCCCGGTCCCGGTGACCGTGGTCGATGCCGCCCGCCAGGACGTGCCGGTCTACGCCAGCGCGCTGGGCACCGTGGCGGCGATGAACACCGTCACCGTCAGCCCCCAGGTCGGCGGCCAGCTGATCAGCATCAACTTCAAGGAAGGCCAGGAAGTCCAGAAGGGCGACGTGTTGGCCCAGATCGACCCGCGCACCCTGCAGGCCAGCTTCGATGAAGCCGCCGCGGCCAAGCGCCAGAACCAGGCGCAGCTGGCCACCGCACGCTCCAACTACCAGCGCTCCAATTCGCCGGAGTACCGCCAGTACGTGGCCAAGACCGACCTGGACACCCAGCGCAACCAGGTGGCCCAGTTCGAAAGCGCGGTCGCCGCCAACGACGCCAGCATGCGCGCCGCCCAGGTGCAGCTGCAGTACACCAAGGTCACCGCCCCGATCTCCGGCATTGCCGGCATCCGCGCGGTGGACGCCGGCAACATCGTCAGCGCCGGCACCGCGCTGGTCACCCTGACCCAGATCCACCCCATCCACGTGGTCTTCAACCTGCCCGAGCGCCAGCTGCCCGACGTGCGCCAGGCCCAGAAAGCCGGACCGGTCACCATCGCCGCGCTCGACCGCAACGATTCCCACGTGCTCACCGACGGCGGCACCCTGGACGTGGTGGACAACCAGATCAGCAGCGACAGCGGCACCTTCCGCGCCCGTGCGCTGTTCAACAACAGCGACAACAGCCTGTGGCCGGGCCAGTTCGTCAACGTGCGCATGCAGCTGCGCACCATCGCCGGTGGCGTGGTGATCCCCACCCAGGCAGTGATGCGCGGCCCGGACGGCGAGTACGTTTACATCGTCAAGCCCGACAGCACCGTGGCCATGCAGACGGTCAAGAGCGGCGTGGAAGTGGGCGACAGCAATGTGCAGATCACCGAGGGGCTCAAGGGCGGCGAACGCGTGGTCAGCGAAGGCCAGTTCCGGCTCAAGCCGGGCAGCAAGGTCACCGCGCTCAAGCCGGGTGAAACCCCGGCGCCGCCGACCGACGCCGAGCTCAAGGCCGCCGCCCAGCAGGACAAGGGCGGTGGTGGCCGCCGCGGTGGCGGTCCGCGCTGA
- a CDS encoding efflux RND transporter permease subunit, giving the protein MGFSTIFIRRPIATSLLMAGLLLLGILGYRQLPVSALPEIDAPSLVVTTQYPGANATTMASLVTTPLERQFGQISGLEIMTSDSSAGLSTIILQFSMDRDIDIAAQDVQAAIRQATLPSSLPYQPVYNRVNPADAAIVTLKLTSDTRPLREVNNYADSILAQRLSQVQGVGLVSIAGNVRPAVRIQVNPAQLSNMGLTLEELRSALTQANVNAPKGSLNGKTQSYSIGTNDQLTSAAEYRDTIISYKNGRPVRLSDVANVVDGVENDQLAAWADGKPAVLLEVRRQPGANIVQTVERIRALIPQLQNVLPADVHLEIFSDRTETIRASVHEVQFTLILTICLVVAVIFVFLRRLWATIIPSVAVPLSLAGTFGVMAFAGMSLDNLSLMALVVATGFVVDDAIVMIENIVRYIEQGKSGPEAAEIGARQIGFTVLSLTISLVAVFLPLLLMPGVTGRLFHEFAWVLSIAVTLSMLISLTLTPMMCAYLLKPDALPEGEDAHERAAAAGKENLWTRTVGAYERSLDWVLDHQRMTLAVAAGALVLTVLLYVVIPKGLLPEQDTGLITGVVQADQNIAFPQMEQRTKAVAEALRKDPAVTGVSAFIGAGSMNPTLNQGQLSIVLKERGDRDGLDEILPRLQQAVAGIPGVALYLKPVQDVTLDTRVAATEYQYSLSDVDSAQVALQATRLTEALRQRPELADVDNNLSNQGRALELTIDRDKASVLGVPMQTIDDTLYDAFGQRQISTIFTELNQYRVVLEVAPEFRTSTALMNQLAVASNGAGALTGSNATNFGQVSSSNSSTATGIGAQNTGIPVGAGNIIPLAALAEGKITSTPLVVSHQQQLPAVTVSFNIAPGYSLSDAVKAIEETKAGLDMPSQVHAQFIGKAAEFTGSQTDVVWLLLASLVLIYIVLGVLYESYIHPFTIISTLPPAGVGALLALMVCGLPLSVDGIVGIVLLIGIVKKNGIMMVDFAIEARRAGANAHDAIRRACLLRFRPIMMTTAAAMLGALPLALGTGIGSELRRPLGIAIVGGLLLSQLVTLYTTPVIYLYMERFSEWMRERREQRALRHASAQDRA; this is encoded by the coding sequence GTGGGCTTTTCGACGATCTTCATCCGCCGCCCGATCGCCACCTCGCTGTTGATGGCGGGCCTGCTGCTGCTCGGCATCCTCGGCTACCGCCAGCTGCCGGTGTCGGCGCTGCCGGAGATCGACGCGCCCAGCCTGGTGGTGACCACCCAGTACCCGGGTGCGAATGCCACCACCATGGCCTCGCTGGTGACCACCCCGCTGGAGCGCCAGTTCGGACAGATCTCCGGGCTGGAGATCATGACCTCCGATTCGTCGGCCGGCCTGTCCACAATCATCCTGCAGTTCTCGATGGACCGCGATATCGACATCGCCGCCCAGGACGTACAGGCCGCGATCCGCCAGGCCACGCTGCCCTCCTCGCTGCCCTACCAGCCGGTCTACAACCGGGTGAACCCGGCCGACGCGGCCATCGTCACCCTCAAGCTCACCTCCGACACGCGCCCGCTGCGCGAGGTCAACAACTACGCCGACTCCATCCTGGCCCAGCGCCTGTCGCAGGTGCAGGGCGTGGGCCTGGTCTCCATCGCCGGCAACGTGCGCCCGGCCGTGCGCATCCAGGTCAACCCGGCGCAGCTGTCCAACATGGGCCTGACCCTGGAAGAACTGCGCAGCGCGCTGACCCAGGCCAACGTCAACGCGCCCAAGGGCTCGCTCAACGGCAAGACCCAGTCCTATTCGATCGGCACCAACGACCAGCTGACCAGCGCCGCCGAGTACCGCGACACCATCATCAGCTACAAGAACGGCCGCCCGGTGCGGTTGTCGGACGTGGCCAACGTGGTCGATGGCGTGGAGAACGACCAGCTGGCCGCCTGGGCCGATGGCAAGCCGGCGGTGCTGCTGGAAGTGCGCCGCCAGCCGGGCGCCAACATCGTGCAGACCGTCGAGCGCATCCGCGCCTTGATCCCGCAGCTGCAGAACGTGCTGCCGGCCGACGTGCACCTGGAGATCTTCTCCGACCGTACCGAGACCATCCGCGCCTCGGTGCATGAAGTGCAGTTCACCCTGATCCTCACCATCTGCCTGGTGGTGGCGGTGATCTTCGTGTTCCTGCGCCGGCTGTGGGCCACCATCATTCCCTCGGTGGCGGTGCCGCTGTCGCTGGCCGGCACCTTCGGGGTGATGGCCTTTGCCGGCATGTCGCTGGACAACCTGTCGCTGATGGCGCTGGTGGTGGCCACCGGCTTCGTGGTCGACGACGCGATCGTGATGATCGAGAACATCGTGCGCTACATCGAACAGGGCAAGAGCGGCCCGGAAGCGGCCGAGATCGGTGCGCGCCAGATCGGCTTCACCGTGCTGTCGCTGACCATCTCGCTGGTGGCCGTGTTCCTGCCGCTGCTGCTGATGCCCGGCGTGACCGGACGCCTGTTCCACGAGTTCGCCTGGGTGCTGAGCATCGCGGTGACCTTGTCGATGCTGATCTCGCTGACGCTCACCCCGATGATGTGCGCCTACCTGCTCAAGCCCGACGCGCTGCCCGAAGGCGAAGACGCCCACGAGCGCGCGGCGGCGGCCGGCAAGGAAAACCTGTGGACGCGCACCGTGGGGGCCTACGAGCGCAGCCTGGACTGGGTGCTGGACCACCAACGCATGACCCTGGCGGTGGCCGCCGGCGCGTTGGTGCTCACGGTGCTGCTGTACGTGGTGATCCCCAAGGGCCTGCTGCCCGAGCAGGACACCGGCCTGATCACCGGCGTGGTCCAGGCCGACCAGAACATCGCCTTCCCGCAGATGGAACAGCGCACCAAGGCCGTGGCCGAGGCGCTGCGCAAGGACCCGGCGGTGACTGGCGTGTCGGCCTTCATCGGCGCCGGCAGCATGAACCCCACCCTCAACCAGGGCCAGCTGTCGATCGTGCTCAAGGAGCGCGGCGACCGCGACGGGCTGGATGAGATCCTGCCGCGCCTGCAGCAGGCCGTGGCCGGTATTCCCGGCGTGGCGCTGTACCTCAAGCCGGTGCAGGACGTCACCCTGGACACCCGCGTGGCCGCCACCGAGTACCAGTACTCGCTGTCGGACGTGGACAGCGCGCAGGTCGCGCTGCAGGCCACCCGCCTCACCGAAGCGCTGCGCCAGCGCCCGGAACTGGCCGACGTGGACAACAACCTGTCCAACCAGGGCCGTGCGCTGGAACTGACCATCGACCGCGACAAGGCCAGCGTGCTGGGCGTGCCGATGCAGACCATCGACGACACCCTGTACGACGCGTTCGGCCAGCGCCAGATCTCCACCATCTTCACCGAGCTCAACCAGTACCGCGTGGTGCTGGAAGTGGCCCCGGAATTCCGCACCAGCACCGCGCTGATGAACCAGCTGGCGGTGGCCTCCAACGGCGCCGGCGCGCTGACCGGCAGCAACGCCACCAACTTCGGCCAGGTCAGCTCGTCCAACTCGTCCACCGCCACCGGCATCGGTGCGCAGAACACCGGAATTCCGGTGGGCGCGGGCAACATCATCCCGCTGGCGGCGCTGGCCGAGGGCAAGATCACCAGCACCCCGCTGGTGGTGAGCCACCAGCAGCAGCTGCCTGCGGTGACGGTGTCCTTCAACATCGCCCCGGGGTATTCGCTTTCCGACGCGGTCAAGGCCATCGAAGAGACCAAGGCCGGCCTGGACATGCCCTCGCAGGTGCATGCGCAGTTCATCGGCAAGGCCGCCGAATTCACCGGCAGCCAGACCGACGTGGTGTGGCTGCTGCTGGCCTCGCTGGTGCTGATCTACATCGTGCTGGGCGTGCTGTATGAAAGCTACATCCACCCCTTCACCATCATCTCAACCCTGCCCCCGGCCGGCGTCGGTGCGCTGCTGGCATTGATGGTGTGCGGGCTGCCGCTGTCAGTGGACGGCATCGTCGGCATCGTGCTGCTGATCGGCATCGTCAAGAAGAACGGCATCATGATGGTCGACTTCGCCATCGAAGCGCGCCGCGCCGGTGCCAACGCACACGACGCGATCCGCCGTGCCTGCCTGCTGCGCTTCCGCCCGATCATGATGACCACCGCCGCAGCCATGCTCGGCGCGCTGCCGCTGGCACTGGGCACCGGCATCGGCTCGGAACTGCGCCGCCCGCTGGGCATTGCCATCGTCGGCGGCCTGCTGCTGTCGCAGTTGGTCACCCTGTACACCACGCCGGTGATCTACCTGTACATGGAACGCTTCTCCGAGTGGATGCGCGAGCGCCGCGAGCAGCGCGCGCTGCGCCACGCCAGCGCCCAGGACCGCGCATGA
- a CDS encoding efflux RND transporter permease subunit: protein MNISGPFIRRPIGTALLAIGLFVVGLFCYLKLGVSALPNIQIPVIFVHASQSGADATTMASTVTAPLERHLGQLPGVDQMRSSSSEGSSLVFMIFQSGVDIDSAALDVQTAINSAQADLPSGLGSPMFQKANPNDDPVIAIALTSQTQSADELYNVADSLLAQRIRQISGVSSVDIAGASTPAVRVDVNLRLLNALNLTPDDLRNAVRAANVTSPTGFLTDGNTTTAIIANDSVARAADFANLVIKTQDDGRVIRLKDVANVYDGQQDAYQAAWFDHKPAVVMYVFTRAGANIVETVDRVKAQIPMLRDYLQPGTVMTPYFDRTPTIRSSLHEVQITLLISLAMVILTMALFLRRLAPTLIAAVTVPLSLAGAALVMYVFGFTLNNLSLLALVIAIGFVVDDAIVVIENVMRHLDEGMPRMQAALTGAREIGFTIVSITASLVAVFIPLLFASGMVGAFFREFTITLVAAIVVSMIVSLTLTPALCSRFLSAHAEPDKPSRIGRFLDAAHDRMLRVYTVCLDFSLRHALLLSLTPILLIVATVMLGGAVKKGSFPAQDTGLIWGRANSSATVSFEDMVNRQRRITDMLMADPAVKTVGVRLGSGRQGSSAQFNVQLKTRKEGRKETTALALARLSAKADRYPDLQLRLRAIQDLPSDGGGGNSQGAQYRVSLQGNDLAQLQEWLPKVQAALKKNPKLRDVGTDVDTAGLRQNVVIDRAKAARLGVSVGAIDGALYGAFGQRQISTIYSDINQYSVVVNALPEQTATPRALDEIYVRAGNGEMIPLTAVAHQVPGLAPPQITHENQYTTMDLSYNLAPGVSTGEGEAIIKSTVDGLRLPGDIRISDGGGFNVQLNPNSMLILVLAAIITVYLVLGMLYESLVHPVTILSTLPAAGVGALLALFVTNTELSVISMIALVLLIGIVKKNAIMMIDFAVVAQREHGKSPHDAVREASIVRFRPIMMTTMVAILAAVPLAIGLGEGSELRRPLGIAMIGGLLFSQSLTLLSTPALYVIFSCLRERWVNRRTRRRERRALKRSALAR from the coding sequence ATGAACATTTCCGGCCCCTTCATCCGCCGCCCGATCGGCACCGCGCTGCTGGCCATCGGCCTGTTCGTGGTTGGCCTGTTCTGCTACCTGAAACTGGGCGTATCGGCGCTGCCGAACATCCAGATTCCGGTGATCTTCGTGCACGCCAGCCAGTCCGGCGCGGACGCCACCACCATGGCCTCCACGGTCACCGCGCCGCTGGAACGCCACCTGGGCCAGCTGCCCGGCGTGGATCAGATGCGCTCGTCCAGCTCCGAAGGCAGCTCGCTGGTCTTCATGATCTTCCAGAGCGGGGTCGACATCGACTCGGCCGCACTGGACGTGCAGACCGCGATCAATTCGGCCCAGGCCGACCTGCCGTCCGGGCTCGGCTCGCCGATGTTCCAGAAGGCCAACCCCAACGACGACCCGGTGATCGCCATCGCGCTCACCTCGCAGACCCAGTCGGCCGACGAGCTGTACAACGTCGCCGACTCGCTGCTGGCCCAGCGCATCCGCCAGATCAGCGGGGTGTCCTCGGTGGATATCGCCGGTGCGTCCACGCCGGCGGTGCGGGTGGACGTGAACCTGCGCCTGCTCAACGCGCTCAACCTCACCCCCGATGACCTGCGCAACGCGGTACGCGCGGCCAACGTGACCTCGCCCACCGGTTTCCTCACCGACGGCAACACCACCACCGCGATCATCGCCAACGACTCGGTGGCGCGCGCCGCCGACTTCGCCAACCTGGTCATCAAGACCCAGGACGATGGCCGGGTGATCCGCCTCAAGGACGTGGCCAACGTCTACGACGGCCAGCAGGACGCCTACCAGGCCGCGTGGTTCGACCACAAACCGGCGGTGGTGATGTATGTGTTCACCCGCGCCGGCGCCAACATCGTGGAGACCGTGGACCGGGTCAAGGCGCAGATCCCGATGCTGCGCGACTACCTGCAGCCTGGCACGGTGATGACCCCGTACTTCGACCGCACCCCGACCATCCGCTCGTCGCTGCACGAAGTGCAGATCACCTTGCTGATCAGCCTGGCGATGGTGATCCTGACCATGGCGCTGTTCCTGCGCCGGCTGGCGCCGACCCTGATCGCGGCGGTCACCGTGCCGTTGTCGCTGGCCGGCGCGGCGCTGGTGATGTACGTGTTCGGCTTCACCCTGAACAACCTGAGCCTGCTGGCGCTGGTGATCGCGATCGGGTTCGTGGTCGACGATGCGATCGTGGTGATCGAAAACGTCATGCGCCATCTCGACGAAGGCATGCCCCGCATGCAGGCCGCACTGACCGGCGCGCGCGAGATCGGCTTCACCATCGTCTCCATCACCGCCTCGCTGGTGGCGGTATTCATCCCGCTGCTGTTTGCCAGCGGCATGGTGGGCGCGTTCTTCCGCGAGTTCACCATCACCCTGGTGGCGGCGATCGTGGTGTCGATGATCGTCTCGCTCACGCTCACCCCGGCGCTGTGCAGTCGCTTCCTGAGCGCGCACGCCGAGCCGGACAAGCCCTCGCGGATCGGCCGCTTCCTGGACGCCGCGCACGACCGCATGCTGCGCGTGTACACGGTCTGCCTGGACTTCTCGCTGCGCCACGCCCTGCTGCTGTCGCTCACCCCGATCCTGCTGATCGTGGCCACGGTGATGCTGGGCGGGGCGGTAAAGAAGGGTTCGTTCCCGGCCCAGGACACCGGCCTGATCTGGGGCCGCGCCAACTCCAGCGCCACGGTGTCCTTCGAGGACATGGTCAACCGCCAGCGCCGCATCACCGACATGCTGATGGCCGACCCGGCGGTGAAGACCGTGGGCGTGCGCCTGGGCAGTGGCCGCCAGGGCTCCAGCGCGCAGTTCAACGTGCAGCTGAAGACCCGCAAGGAAGGCCGCAAGGAAACCACCGCGCTGGCGCTGGCACGGCTGAGCGCCAAGGCCGACCGCTATCCCGACCTGCAGCTGCGCCTGCGCGCGATCCAGGATCTGCCCAGCGACGGCGGTGGCGGCAACAGCCAAGGCGCGCAATACCGCGTGTCGCTGCAGGGCAATGACCTGGCCCAGTTGCAGGAATGGCTGCCCAAGGTGCAGGCCGCGCTGAAGAAGAATCCGAAACTGCGCGACGTGGGCACCGACGTGGACACCGCCGGGCTGCGCCAGAACGTGGTGATCGACCGTGCCAAGGCCGCGCGCCTGGGCGTGTCGGTGGGTGCGATCGACGGCGCGCTGTACGGCGCGTTCGGCCAGCGCCAGATCTCCACCATCTACTCGGATATCAACCAGTACAGCGTGGTGGTCAACGCATTGCCCGAACAGACCGCCACCCCGCGTGCGCTGGATGAGATCTACGTGCGTGCCGGCAACGGCGAGATGATCCCGCTGACCGCCGTGGCGCATCAGGTGCCCGGGCTGGCACCGCCGCAGATCACCCATGAAAACCAGTACACCACGATGGACCTGAGCTACAACCTGGCCCCGGGCGTGAGCACCGGCGAGGGCGAGGCGATCATCAAGTCCACCGTGGACGGCCTGCGCCTGCCCGGCGACATCCGCATCAGCGATGGCGGCGGCTTCAACGTGCAGCTCAATCCGAACTCGATGCTGATCCTGGTGCTGGCCGCCATCATCACCGTGTACCTGGTGCTGGGCATGCTGTACGAAAGCCTGGTGCACCCGGTAACGATCCTGTCCACGCTGCCGGCCGCAGGCGTAGGCGCGCTGCTGGCGTTGTTCGTGACCAACACCGAGCTGTCGGTGATTTCGATGATCGCGCTGGTGCTGCTGATCGGCATCGTCAAGAAGAACGCGATCATGATGATCGACTTCGCGGTGGTGGCCCAGCGCGAGCACGGCAAGAGCCCGCACGATGCGGTGCGCGAGGCCAGCATCGTGCGCTTCCGCCCGATCATGATGACCACCATGGTGGCGATCCTGGCCGCGGTACCGCTGGCCATCGGCCTGGGCGAAGGCTCCGAACTGCGCCGCCCGCTGGGCATCGCGATGATCGGCGGCCTGCTGTTCTCGCAGAGCCTGACCCTGCTGAGCACGCCGGCGCTGTACGTGATCTTCTCGTGCCTGCGCGAGCGCTGGGTCAACCGCCGTACGCGCCGCCGCGAACGGCGCGCATTGAAGCGCAGCGCCCTCGCCCGCTAG
- a CDS encoding TonB-dependent receptor, whose translation MLSASLPRLATLAVALSLACAAHAQSTPDGTARARSATDLDAIKVTAERTHTDTGALGDRAVRDTPFAIAVVGRDEIEKRQVVSLGDAFLTDPSVVTQVSAYASGWSSPIRNRGIDLSYDSYRVNGLQVSSWGTEWPLEVMEQVELLKGPGGFMYGFGQPGGIVNYVTRKPTDTLTFAGQLGWREAGIVSGQVDVGGRFGNEQMFGYRFNAYQEKGETFNGGEVNRKVGALSLDARLSDSLTWTLDGVFQSRDLSNESPQYYFIGLTELPRPLAGNIDNSIDGSYYDTRSSLLSTALNWQISSDWKASLSYGVTTSWNDVNKVFAYIDNANGDYNINTYELGGKSEWKLAQALVQGRFDTGPLSHQVVAGVSHQTGLGWDRPYEWTTIGRGNIYQRPVLRHDAVGSRVLSRGSETVQQAVFVSDTVSFAEGWSLLAGARYNDFENKGAYHTYPVTPTYALMYKPADAVTLYASYVESLEAGSRVGSDYLNAGTVLDPTISKQYEIGAKIEYPRWNANAAAFRLERGANIDRLTSAGKLLVQDGITLYEGVELSGDVRLTDALTVGGGVTWLDPTYDKLSPDSAAQQGNRTAGAARWQGVLHADYSIPQVDGLSVYALARYYGDVYYDADNTLKLPDYTLVNAGVGYRMQLDGHPVTWRAGVENLTNKKYWSNAGVGLPRTFAVSVRFDL comes from the coding sequence ATGCTGTCCGCTTCCCTGCCCCGCCTGGCCACGTTGGCCGTTGCGCTGTCGCTGGCCTGCGCCGCGCATGCCCAGTCCACCCCCGATGGCACAGCGCGCGCCCGCTCGGCCACGGATCTGGACGCCATCAAGGTCACCGCCGAACGCACCCACACCGACACCGGCGCCCTCGGCGACCGCGCCGTGCGTGACACCCCGTTCGCGATCGCCGTGGTCGGCCGCGACGAGATCGAGAAGCGCCAGGTGGTCTCGCTCGGCGACGCGTTCCTCACCGACCCCTCCGTGGTCACCCAGGTCAGTGCGTACGCCAGCGGCTGGAGTTCGCCGATCCGCAACCGCGGCATCGACCTCAGCTACGACAGCTATCGCGTCAACGGCCTGCAGGTGTCCTCGTGGGGTACCGAATGGCCGCTGGAAGTGATGGAACAGGTGGAACTGCTCAAGGGCCCTGGTGGGTTCATGTATGGCTTCGGCCAGCCCGGCGGCATCGTCAACTATGTCACCAGGAAGCCGACCGACACCCTCACCTTCGCCGGCCAGCTCGGCTGGCGCGAGGCGGGCATCGTCAGCGGCCAGGTCGACGTGGGCGGCCGGTTCGGCAATGAGCAGATGTTCGGCTACCGCTTCAATGCCTACCAGGAGAAGGGCGAAACCTTCAACGGCGGCGAGGTCAATCGCAAGGTCGGCGCCCTGTCGCTGGATGCACGCCTGAGCGACAGCCTCACCTGGACCCTCGACGGCGTGTTCCAGTCGCGCGATCTCAGCAACGAGTCGCCGCAGTACTACTTCATCGGCCTCACCGAGCTGCCGCGCCCGCTGGCCGGCAACATCGACAACAGCATCGACGGCAGTTACTACGACACCCGCTCCAGCCTGCTCTCCACGGCACTGAACTGGCAGATCAGCAGTGACTGGAAGGCCAGCCTGAGCTACGGCGTGACCACCTCCTGGAACGACGTCAACAAGGTGTTCGCCTACATCGACAACGCCAACGGCGACTACAACATCAACACCTACGAGCTGGGCGGCAAGAGCGAGTGGAAGCTGGCCCAGGCCCTCGTGCAGGGTCGCTTCGACACCGGCCCGCTGTCGCACCAGGTAGTGGCCGGCGTTTCGCACCAGACCGGCCTGGGCTGGGACCGTCCGTACGAATGGACCACCATCGGCCGCGGCAACATCTACCAGCGCCCGGTGCTGCGCCACGATGCCGTGGGCTCACGCGTGCTCAGCCGCGGCAGCGAAACCGTGCAGCAGGCCGTGTTCGTCAGTGACACCGTCAGCTTCGCCGAGGGCTGGTCGCTGCTGGCCGGCGCGCGCTACAACGACTTCGAGAACAAGGGCGCCTACCACACCTACCCGGTCACCCCCACCTACGCGCTGATGTACAAGCCGGCCGACGCCGTCACCCTGTACGCCAGCTACGTGGAATCGCTGGAAGCGGGCAGCCGCGTCGGCAGCGATTACCTCAACGCCGGCACCGTGCTCGACCCGACCATCAGCAAGCAATACGAGATCGGCGCCAAGATCGAGTACCCGCGCTGGAACGCCAACGCCGCCGCCTTCCGCCTGGAGCGCGGTGCCAACATCGACCGTCTTACCAGCGCGGGCAAGCTGCTCGTGCAGGACGGCATCACCCTTTACGAAGGCGTCGAACTCAGCGGCGACGTCCGCCTGACCGACGCCCTCACCGTCGGCGGCGGCGTCACCTGGCTCGACCCCACCTACGACAAGCTGTCCCCCGACAGCGCTGCCCAGCAGGGCAACCGCACCGCCGGCGCCGCCCGCTGGCAGGGCGTGCTGCACGCCGACTACAGCATCCCGCAGGTAGACGGCCTGAGCGTCTACGCGCTGGCCCGCTACTACGGCGATGTCTATTACGACGCCGACAACACCCTCAAGCTGCCCGACTACACCCTGGTCAACGCCGGCGTCGGCTACCGCATGCAGCTGGACGGCCACCCGGTCACCTGGCGCGCCGGCGTGGAGAACCTGACCAACAAAAAATACTGGTCCAACGCCGGCGTCGGCCTCCCGCGCACCTTCGCAGTGAGCGTGCGCTTCGACCTCTGA